The following are from one region of the Bombina bombina isolate aBomBom1 unplaced genomic scaffold, aBomBom1.pri scaffold_1043, whole genome shotgun sequence genome:
- the LOC128644642 gene encoding serine/threonine-protein kinase D1, with protein sequence MWSVGVIIYVSLSGTFPFNEEEDIHDQIQNAAFMYPPNPWRETSSDAIDLINNLLQVKMRKRYSVDKTLYHPWLQDYQTWLDLRELEYKIGERYITHESDDPRWEMYAGDHCLQYPPHLLAPPCTDPEDAEMRALGERVSIL encoded by the exons ATGTGGTCTGTAGGGGTGATTATATATGTTAGCCTTAGTGGGACATTCCCGTTCAATGAGGAAGAAGACATTCATGACCAGATACAGAATGCAGCATTCATGTACCCACCAAACCCCTGGAGAGAGACCTCCTCAGATG CTATCGATCTTATAAATAATTTGCTGCAGGTAAAGATGAGAAAGCGCTACAGTGTAGACAAGACTCTATATCACCCCTGGCTACAG GATTACCAGACATGGTTGGACTTGCGTGAGCTGGAATATAAGATTGGAGAACGCTATATCACCCATGAAAGTGATGACCCACGCTGGGAAATGTATGCTGGGGATCACTGCCTACAGTACCCTCCTCATCTCCTAGCCCCACCATGCACAGATCCTGAGGATGCAGAAATGAGAGCACTTGGGGAGAGAGTCAGTATCCTCTGA